A window from Cellulomonas sp. C5510 encodes these proteins:
- a CDS encoding DUF6188 family protein: MSGIRRRGDDDGWDFDIAGRATHIAIDCAVVIATSDGYSFRIEQPFRLIDADRHEHVLVPEGDPLNLRPVLALERTNLASARAFDDGRLELDFVDGSMLRVPGDEDHEPGEASGPFGLKVVDLASHRRRPTAVDGHSDGGFVMRARLEVSHLDDVRELGVMVESSEQPGVASSTAWAGDGDAVTLTWDEIAGAASVRWLDGDQEGLVLEREAASKISVRAEGGCVQFRVWSRSQDLGGELVVRVGAGVSVRDALLRL; the protein is encoded by the coding sequence GTGAGCGGTATCCGGCGCCGAGGGGACGATGACGGCTGGGACTTCGATATCGCTGGTCGTGCCACGCACATAGCGATTGACTGCGCGGTGGTGATCGCGACATCCGACGGCTATTCGTTCCGAATCGAACAACCGTTTCGTCTGATCGACGCCGACCGCCACGAGCACGTGCTGGTGCCAGAGGGTGACCCGCTGAACTTGCGGCCGGTGCTGGCGCTGGAGCGGACGAACCTTGCATCGGCGAGAGCCTTCGACGATGGCCGGCTGGAACTCGACTTCGTGGACGGATCGATGCTCCGAGTGCCAGGCGACGAGGACCATGAGCCTGGGGAGGCGTCTGGGCCCTTCGGATTGAAGGTGGTCGACCTGGCAAGTCACCGACGAAGGCCGACGGCTGTCGACGGTCATTCCGATGGGGGGTTCGTGATGCGCGCTCGGCTTGAGGTTTCTCACCTCGACGATGTCAGGGAGCTTGGGGTCATGGTCGAGTCGTCTGAGCAGCCTGGAGTGGCTTCGTCGACGGCGTGGGCGGGCGACGGCGACGCCGTGACTCTCACCTGGGACGAGATCGCCGGGGCGGCGAGTGTCCGATGGCTCGACGGCGACCAGGAGGGCCTCGTGCTCGAGCGAGAGGCTGCATCGAAGATCTCCGTTCGGGCGGAGGGTGGGTGCGTGCAGTTCCGTGTGTGGTCCCGTTCGCAGGACCTGGGCGGTGAACTCGTCGTGCGCGTCGGCGCAGGCG